A stretch of the Marmota flaviventris isolate mMarFla1 chromosome 12, mMarFla1.hap1, whole genome shotgun sequence genome encodes the following:
- the Gpr25 gene encoding probable G-protein coupled receptor 25, with translation MERGLGPRRSQGQAMNATEAWSPSPDVVSWDYSGSGALEELELCPSWDLPYGYAYIPALYLAAFAVGLVGNTFVVWLLAGRRGPRRLVDTFVLHLAAADLGFVFTLPLWAAAAARGGHWPFGEGLCKLSSFALACTRCAGALLLAGMSVDRYLAVVKLLEARPLRTPRCVLAACCSVWTVALLAGLPSLVYRRLQPLPAGPGSQCGEEPSDVFQGLSLLLLLLTFVLPLVVTLFCYCRITSRLRRQPHVGRARRNSLRIIFAIESTFVGSWLPFSALRAIFHLARLGALPLPCPLLLALRWGLTIATCLAFVNSCANPVIYLLLDRSFRAQLPHGACGRAGRQVRRISSASSLSKDDSSVFWGRPHTPNIAPASW, from the coding sequence ATGGAGCGAGGCCTGGGACCACGCAGGTCTCAAGGCCAGGCCATGAACGccactgaggcctggagccccaGCCCGGATGTGGTGTCCTGGGACTACTCCGGGTCGGGCGCCCTGGAGGAGCTGGAGTTGTGCCCTTCCTGGGACCTGCCCTACGGCTACGCCTACATCCCTGCGCTCTACCTGGCGGCTTTCGCAGTGGGCCTGGTGGGCAACACCTTCGTGGTGTGGCTGCTGGCCGGGCGGCGTGGGCCGCGGCGGCTGGTGGACACCTTCGTGCTGCACCTGGCCGCCGCGGACCTGGGCTTCGTGTTCACCCTGCCACTgtgggcggcggcggcggcgcgcggAGGCCACTGGCCCTTCGGCGAAGGCCTCTGCAAGCTCAGCAGCTTCGCGCTGGCCTGCACGCGCTGCGCAGGCGCGCTACTGCTGGCCGGCATGAGCGTGGATCGCTACCTGGCCGTGGTGAAGCTGCTTGAGGCGCGGCCGCTGCGCACCCCGCGCTGCGTGCTGGCTGCGTGCTGCAGCGTTTGGACCGTGGCGCTTCTGGCCGGCCTGCCCTCCCTGGTCTACCGAAGGTTGCAGCCCCTTCCCGCGGGCCCCGGCAGCCAGTGCGGGGAGGAGCCCTCCGACGTCTTCCAGGGCCTcagcctgctgctgctgctgctcacctTCGTGCTGCCCCTGGTCGTCACTCTCTTCTGCTACTGCCGAATCACGAGCCGCCTGCGCAGGCAGCCACACGTGGGCCGGGCCCGGAGGAACTCGCTGCGCATCATCTTCGCCATCGAGAGCACCTTCGTCGGCTCCTGGCTGCCTTTCAGCGCCCTGCGAGCCATCTTCCACCTGGCGCGTCTGGGGGCACTGCCACTTCCCTGCCCTCTGCTGCTGGCGCTGCGCTGGGGTCTCACCATCGCCACCTGCCTGGCTTTCGTCAACAGCTGCGCGAACCCGGTCATCTACCTCCTGCTGGACCGCTCCTTCCGCGCCCAGCTGCCGCACGGGGCCTGCGGGAGGGCAGGTCGCCAAGTGCGCAGGATCAGCTCGGCCTCCTCTCTCTCCAAGGATGACAGCTCAGTGTTCTGGGGCCGTCCCCACACCCCGAACATTGCCCCGGCCTCCTGGTAG